The following DNA comes from Candidatus Lokiarchaeota archaeon.
TGGCCGGTGCATTTGAGACAGCATCCTAGTCCCACACTCACGAAGGGGTCATCCGGTCTCATCTCGTTGAGTCTGCGGAACACCTTCAGTCCTTCAATCCAGTCCTCCTGAAACAGCAGAACTTGGCCCAGCGCCAGCCATATGATCCATTCATGGGGATTGTCTTTTGCCACCCGTGTGAGTTCCCATTGTGCCTGGTCGAGCCTCCCGGTCTGGGTAAGAGCAAAGGCGTATCGATCCCACATGAATGTGGCATCCGGATTCATGTCAAGGTAAGTCCTGATGATATCGACCGCATTGTAGAACCAGCCGATATGGGTTAGCACCAGTCCTGCCATCCAGAATACATACGGGGTTTCGTATCGGGTGCAGAGAATCCCTGTGTACATGGAAAGGGAAAGATGTGGGTCTTCTGACCACGCAAAGGCATCGGCCTTCATGAGATTGAAGAAGATATCATGCACACCTGTCCGGGCTGCACGGTTCAGGGTCCTCCCGATCGCCTCAGTATTCTTCTGGAACCAGTAGACGATGAACAGCA
Coding sequences within:
- a CDS encoding tetratricopeptide repeat protein, with the translated sequence MHDIFFNLMKADAFAWSEDPHLSLSMYTGILCTRYETPYVFWMAGLVLTHIGWFYNAVDIIRTYLDMNPDATFMWDRYAFALTQTGRLDQAQWELTRVAKDNPHEWIIWLALGQVLLFQEDWIEGLKVFRRLNEMRPDDPFVSVGLGCCLKCTGHKEASLKHFRRATGQEGYDFDAWFNLGMTLSELGRDEESMAAFERARSINPEEFDSSEANITYMVQQAIRDTVGSEA